The Deltaproteobacteria bacterium sequence AACTTTGACCCCATGCCTCGGCCTTTTCGAAAACGATGGGCGCAACTGGTGATAATCGTCTTATGATCGAAATCGTTGCCCAAAGTATGCTGATAAACGAACGGCAGGCTGGGGAATCAGAACTTTATTGAAATTTGGAGGTATTCATGAACGAACAAACAAGCAATATCTTGCTTGTTGAAAATGAGAAAGCCCATATTGAGCTGGTGGACCGTGCCTTTAAGTCCTGCACCGGGAAATTTCGCCTCAGAGTGGCAAAGAGTCTGAAGGAGGCCCTGGATTTTTTAACGGAGTTTGAGTTTGATCTTGTTATTGCCAAACTGTTTTTACCTGACGGCCTGGGGACGGAATTAATAAAAGAAGAGCGCCGTGTTCCATTGGTGTTGATAATTTGCCACGGAGACGAGCAGGTGGCTGAGGAGGCGATGAAAGCCGGCGCCTTGGATTACGTAGTCAAGTCTGAGGTTACCCTGGCCGATATGCCTCACATCGCCGGGCGCGCTCTGCGTGAATGGAATTACATCATTGAACGCAAGCGCATGGCAGAGGAATTACGCAAGTCGGAACAGAAGTATCGCCATCTGGTTTATGAAATAGGTGAGGTGATTTTTATCGCTGACACGGAGACAGGCATTATTTTGGATACTAACAGGCAAGCTGAGTTGCTCCTAGGGCGAACCCGTGATGAAATTATAGGTATGTCGCAGACTGAACTTCACCCGGCTGATAAGGTTAAGGAGTATCGAGAAAAGTTCAAGACGCACATCGAACAAGGACATGCTGCAGATTATGACGGTGAGATAGTGAGGAAGGATGGCCGAGTTGTTCCGGTAGCAATCAATGCAGCCGTTACCAGCTTGAACAAGAAACAGGTTATTATAGGTCTCTTCCGCGATATTACTGAGTTCAAGCGGGTTGAGGGGGCCTTGCGGGAAAGTGAAGAAAAATACAGGAAATTCGTGGAAACATTACCTGACATGGTTTTCAGGCTGAGAGTCTTCAGGCCGGATACCGCCTTTGAAGAGCAAGAGAAAATAATGAACGGTATTAATGAGATAAGGCGAGCAGATGAAAACACTCTCGATGAAGTTGTAACGAAAGTTATTGATCAACTGCTTCCGTTCGTAGATGGAACAATAATAGATTCCAACCAAATGGCCACAAATCTACTGGGGTATTCGCTTGACCGGTTGGGGAGTATCACCATGGCAGATATTATTGCTCCTGAATATTTTGATCTAGCCCTAAAAAATATGCTGAAAATATTTGCGCAAGAAAGTCAGGCCAGATTGGAATATGAGTTAATCACTGCGGATAAAAAGAGAGTTGCTACAAGTATCAACGCCAGGCTGATAGAACGAGAATTCCCTTTTATTATTCACGGGGTTGTGAGAGATACCACCGAGCACAAGCGCCTTGAAGCTCAACTCCGGCAGGCCCATAAAATGGAAGGAATCGGCACACTGGCCGGCGGTATCGCCCATGACTTCAACAATCTGCTTATGGGCATTCAGGGAAACGCTTCTTTGGTTCTTTTAGATCTTGATCCGAATCATGAGCATTATGAGAAATTAATGACCATAAAAGGCCTAGTCAAAAGCGGAACGGGTCTCACCAGGCAGCTTTTAGGCTTTGCCAGGGGCGGAAAATATGAGGCAAAGCCGACTGACCTGAATGAACTGGTAGCTAGGAGTTCCAGGATGTTCAGTCGCACCCAAAAAGAGTTAAGAATTCACCAGAAGTATCAGGAGAACACCTGGACGGTAGAAGTAGATCAGGGGCAGATTGAGCAGGTGCTTTTAAACCTTTATGTCAATGCCTGGCAAGCCATGCCTGGCGGGGGGGATCTGTATCTTGACACAGAAAATGTAACGCTCGATAAGTCCTATATTAAGCCCTTTCATGTGGAACCGGGCAGATATGTGAAGATTTCTGTCTCAGATACTGGCGTGGGCATGGATGAGGCGACCATCCAAAGGATATTTGAGCCGTTCTTTACCACCAAAGAGATGGGCCGGGGAACAGGGTTAGGGCTTGCCTCGGCTTACGGGATTGTCAAGAATCATGGGGGTATCATAAATGTTTACAGTGAAAAGGGGGAAGGAACCACATTTAACATCTACCTGCCAGCATCTGAAAAGGAAGTAATCGAAGAAAGGAAGCTGCCTGAAGAGCTCGTAAAGGGAGAAGAGACCGTTCTTCTGGTGGACGATGAGGATATCATTATTGACGTTGGGTCAAAGATGCTGGAAAGATTGGGTTACAAGATCCTGCTGGCAAGAAATGGAAAAGAGGCTGCCGAACTTTACTGGAAAAACAAGGAAAAGATTGATCTAGTCATTCTGGATATGATCATGCCTGGCATGAGCGGTGGTGAAACTTACAACCATCTCGTCAGGATCAACCCAAATGTAAAGGTTCTTCTTTCCAGCGGATACAGCATCAATGAACAGGCAACCGAAATACTGGAACGGGGCTGCAGCGGCTTTATCCAGAAGCCGTTCAATCTAGAGACGCTGTCACAGAAAATGAGGGAAATTCTGGATGCTGCGTAAGCCCTATCTTTGAGGATATTGTTTCTCTTTTAGGGGAATATTACCGCATAGCTTATAGGTAAACCGGGCGAAGGCTATCTTTAGACAGCTTCACTCAGTGTTACCCAAGTTTGTTAATACGACAAATTTTAGAACAGATTTCCTTGACAAATGATACGTTTTGAGACAGTCTATGTCATAACGTCAATAATTGGGATGATAATGGTTCCTTAAGGAAAGGAGGTGAGTGTCGAGAGAGGGACCTGAGTGGTCTAGTTGCTAGTGTTGTTCAGTTTATTTTCTTAAAGAAAAAAGATGCTAAGGAGGAAGGAGCATGAATAAAGTATCGAGAATTCTGTTGGTGGTGTTTTTTATGGCGGCAACCTTTATGGTCGGAGCTATGGTGCTTCCCACCCTGGCATCTGCCGCGGAATATGTCAATGCATCACCCGCTTTTACCGTGACTTACGGGGATGAGTGGAAATCAAAACCAACCACCGGCGAAGCGGATGTCCTCACGAGAAACCATACTGATGCATCTAGGGGTTTCTCAATTTCCGTTGCTGATAT is a genomic window containing:
- a CDS encoding response regulator; translated protein: MNEQTSNILLVENEKAHIELVDRAFKSCTGKFRLRVAKSLKEALDFLTEFEFDLVIAKLFLPDGLGTELIKEERRVPLVLIICHGDEQVAEEAMKAGALDYVVKSEVTLADMPHIAGRALREWNYIIERKRMAEELRKSEQKYRHLVYEIGEVIFIADTETGIILDTNRQAELLLGRTRDEIIGMSQTELHPADKVKEYREKFKTHIEQGHAADYDGEIVRKDGRVVPVAINAAVTSLNKKQVIIGLFRDITEFKRVEGALRESEEKYRKFVETLPDMVFRLRVFRPDTAFEEQEKIMNGINEIRRADENTLDEVVTKVIDQLLPFVDGTIIDSNQMATNLLGYSLDRLGSITMADIIAPEYFDLALKNMLKIFAQESQARLEYELITADKKRVATSINARLIEREFPFIIHGVVRDTTEHKRLEAQLRQAHKMEGIGTLAGGIAHDFNNLLMGIQGNASLVLLDLDPNHEHYEKLMTIKGLVKSGTGLTRQLLGFARGGKYEAKPTDLNELVARSSRMFSRTQKELRIHQKYQENTWTVEVDQGQIEQVLLNLYVNAWQAMPGGGDLYLDTENVTLDKSYIKPFHVEPGRYVKISVSDTGVGMDEATIQRIFEPFFTTKEMGRGTGLGLASAYGIVKNHGGIINVYSEKGEGTTFNIYLPASEKEVIEERKLPEELVKGEETVLLVDDEDIIIDVGSKMLERLGYKILLARNGKEAAELYWKNKEKIDLVILDMIMPGMSGGETYNHLVRINPNVKVLLSSGYSINEQATEILERGCSGFIQKPFNLETLSQKMREILDAA